Proteins co-encoded in one Methanobrevibacter oralis genomic window:
- a CDS encoding radical SAM/SPASM domain-containing protein, whose product MEFTPFLLVFHITGRCNLNCGYCYASKYSKYDDLSLEIIKNILNQAVDLGTKNVIFSGGEPLLHSEIYKILEYSHNLSLTNHITSNGTTITENTIKKLKKYNVDVTISVDGSCKKINDSIRGKGTFDKSIKAIQNLKKNGIYTSLRMTLMKNNYYDVKNYLDLALNNNVDRCIIERVTPINKNENYNQLTFKDIINVFKLMKSYSDETGLNVGSNDPLWLIFSENLEAYLNKTHICGGCTAGTSALCINQDLSVFPCPRLQINSGNLNRLTLKEIWEKSIIFKNLRNRNLIENCIDCKYKYLCGGCRGAAHSNGYYLGNDPQCWMFKDEMCNESY is encoded by the coding sequence ATGGAATTTACTCCGTTTTTATTAGTATTTCATATAACTGGTCGTTGTAATTTAAATTGTGGTTATTGTTATGCTAGTAAATATTCAAAATATGATGATTTATCCTTAGAAATAATTAAAAATATACTAAACCAAGCCGTTGATTTAGGAACTAAAAATGTGATATTTAGTGGAGGAGAACCATTATTACATTCAGAAATATATAAAATTTTAGAATATTCTCATAATTTGTCATTAACTAACCATATTACTTCAAATGGAACCACAATAACTGAAAATACTATTAAAAAACTAAAAAAATACAATGTTGATGTTACAATTAGTGTTGATGGATCTTGTAAGAAAATTAATGATTCAATTAGAGGAAAAGGAACTTTTGATAAATCAATCAAAGCAATCCAAAATCTGAAAAAAAATGGAATTTATACCTCTCTAAGGATGACATTAATGAAAAATAATTATTACGATGTCAAAAATTATTTAGACTTAGCATTGAACAATAATGTTGACAGATGCATTATAGAGAGAGTTACTCCAATAAATAAAAACGAAAATTACAATCAATTAACATTTAAAGATATAATAAATGTATTTAAATTAATGAAATCCTATTCAGATGAAACTGGATTAAATGTTGGATCAAATGATCCATTATGGTTAATATTTAGCGAAAATTTAGAAGCATACCTAAATAAAACTCACATATGTGGAGGATGTACTGCTGGAACATCAGCATTGTGCATCAATCAAGATTTATCTGTCTTTCCATGCCCCAGATTACAAATTAATTCAGGAAATTTAAATAGACTGACTTTGAAAGAAATTTGGGAAAAATCAATTATTTTTAAAAATCTAAGAAATAGAAATTTAATTGAAAATTGTATTGATTGTAAATATAAATATTTGTGTGGAGGATGCCGAGGCGCTGCACATTCAAACGGTTATTATTTAGGAAATGATCCTCAATGTTGGATGTTTAAAGATGAAATGTGTAATGAGAGTTACTGA